TCTGTTTGTTTAACATTTAATCCTTTTGCTATGATCTCTGCTAACACCTTCAGCTGCATTTCCACACTATCGAGTGATAATAATGAACGTGCATGTCTTTCAGAAATCTGACGCTCCATTAATGCGGTCTTAACCTCTTCTGGCAGGTTGAGTAAGCGAATTTTATTAGCTATGGTAGACTGACTTTTACCTAATCGTTGTGCCAAGCTTTCTTGCGTTAATTGATGAAGATCAATTAACTTTTGATAAGCCACAGCTTCTTCAATGGAGGTCAAGCCTTCACGCTGTAAGTTTTCTATAAGCGCAATTGAAGCGGCCTGTGAATCATTGAATTCACGAACAATGGCTGGAATCGTCTCTAAACCAAGCTTTTTAACCGCGCGCCAGCGCCGTTCGCCTGCGATGATTTCGTATACGGAATCGCGCATGCGTACAACTATGGGTTGAATGACCCCATGAGTTTTAATCGTCTGGCATAACTCATCGATCTTATCGTCATCGAATATCGTCCGTGGTTGGTAAGGACTGCTAATGACCTCATGAACTGGTATTTGTTTGATTTCTTCTCCGCTGCTCCGCTCGTTAAATCCAAATAGCTTGGTAAATTGTTCTTTCATTCCGTTCATAACCACCTAATTTCGTTATAGTACGATCTTCTTGACCTTCTTCTCGGAAAGCGTATCGTACAGCAATAAAAAACATTCTGATATTATGAAATCACCTGCTGCTATCAGGCATCATAATCTCTCCTTCTTTCGAACAAGAGTACAGAGAAGGAGTTATATACAAAATTAAAAGTCTACTATGCTATTCTATCACTTTTCTCTACATAATCATATTCTCCGTAAAGACCTATTTTTCCTGCATTTTCATAGTTATACTCTCTCAAAATCATATTCATTTAGTTTATATTTAAATATACGTTCATTTCAGCTCATTCTCGCTATTATCCACAAAAAAAGGTCATCCTCCTTAAAATGGAGAATGACCTTAAATATATTAATGAATCTATAATGTTTCACGTGAAACATTACTTAATTAGTGGTGTTTTGGCAGGAATTCCCGCTTTTCGTGGATACTTAGCAGGACTAGCTCCTGTCTTACGAATAATAACAATATGTCGCGCTGACTCTTCCACTGGTAAGCTGAATGACTCTACTTTGTCGAGCTGAGCACGAAGCTCTTTTAAGCTATA
This Paenibacillus sp. FSL R5-0345 DNA region includes the following protein-coding sequences:
- the noc gene encoding nucleoid occlusion protein, which codes for MKEQFTKLFGFNERSSGEEIKQIPVHEVISSPYQPRTIFDDDKIDELCQTIKTHGVIQPIVVRMRDSVYEIIAGERRWRAVKKLGLETIPAIVREFNDSQAASIALIENLQREGLTSIEEAVAYQKLIDLHQLTQESLAQRLGKSQSTIANKIRLLNLPEEVKTALMERQISERHARSLLSLDSVEMQLKVLAEIIAKGLNVKQTEARIAFYKQVSQTKKSKRVSYTKDVRLALNTIRQSIDMVTGSGMEIKTSENDRGDHYEIVIQIPKR